From the genome of bacterium:
GAAGGACAGCATCAGCGGCACATAGATGACGCCGAAAGCGGTGATGGCCGAGTTGTTGACCGCCGACTGGTCCGGGCGGTTGCCGAACTGCAGGACCAGCGCCCCGCCCACCAGTAGGATGATGAACGCCAGCAGCGTCCCCTCGCGCAACTCCGGGGGCGAGAACTGGGTCACCCCCAGGATCATGATGCCGGTCACATAGCCCAGCATGGGCGACGGGCGGTGGCCCTTCCGGCGGGTGGCGGCGTAGTACTCGTCCATCCCGACCAGGGCCACACCCATGACCGGCAGCAGCAGCCACCACCCGCCCAGGTACAGCAGCACGAACAGGATCGGGATGGTGATGACCGCGACGACCGTCTTCTTGAGGAACTTGGCCAGCATCCACTGCCCTCTCTCTGCCTGGCTGCCGACTCACGGCCGTCCGCGCGCTGAGTCTCTTCCCCACCTTCCTGAGCGACTCCTGCTTCGCCCATTCGCGCCTGGAACTTCCTTCCCGCCTGTGGTAAACTGCCGCCACCTCGGCAGGTCACTCGGGAGGCACACATGAGCGAAGTAGCGCGCGACTGCGTCATCATCGGTGGCGGCGTATCCGGCTGCACGGCTGCCATCTACGCCAAACGATACAGTCTCGATGTACTCGTCCTCGATACCCTCGGCGGGGGTGGGGGGGCCACGGCCATGGCGTCGCTCGTGGAGAACTACCCGGGCTTTCCGGGTGGCATCACCGGCGTCGAGCTGGCCGAGCGCGTCCACCAGCAGGCCACCGACGTCGGCGCCGAGTTCCGCGTCGCGACCGCCGAGCACATCGAGCCCGCTGCCGATGGCCTCTGGCGGGTCTCCGCCGGCGACGAGAGTGTCCTCGCCCGCACCGTCATCCTGACCATGGGTGCCTTCCCGCGCAGTCTGCGCGTCCCCGGCGAAGTCGAGCTGCGCGGCAAGGGCGTCTCCTACTGCGCCACCTGCGACGGGTTCTTCTACCGGGGCAAGACCGTGGCGGTGGTGGGCGGCGGCAATGCGGCCGTGGACGAAGCGCTCTACCTGGCCGGTCTGGCCGGGCAGGTCCACCTCATCCACCGCCGGGACCAGTTGCGGGCCGAGAGCTACATGCAGGACAAGATACTCGGCCATGAGAAGGTCCAGATCGTCTGGGACACCGTCGTCAAGCGGGTCCTGGGCGAGGCGGGCGTGGAGGGGCTGGAACTCCAGAACGTGAAGACCGGCGCCCTCTCGCAGTTGCCCGTGGACGGCGTGTTCATCGCCATCGGCCACATCGCCAAGACCGAGTGGCTCGCGGGCCTGCTGCAGATGGAGGACGGCTTCATCCGCACGGATGAGCTGATGCGCACCAACCAGCCGGGCATCTTCGCCGCCGGCGACATCCGCGTCACCCCGCTCCGACAGATCAGCACCGCCGTGGGCGATGCCACCATGGCCGCCTATTCGGCGTATCAGTACGTCGTCCACGAGGGGCACTGACGCCCCCGCCGCCACCGACACAGGAGTCACGCGCATGGCCGCCGTCAGCTCAGCCTGTTCCGCCCCCTCGTATGATGTGACCGTCGAGCGCAACGTGATGATGCCCCTGCGCGACGGCGTCCAACTCGCCACGGACCTGTACTTCCCGGCCCGCGACGGGCATCGCGCCGAGGGGCCGTTCCCCGTGGTGCTGATCCGCACGCCCTACGACAAGCTCGGCCACACCGGCGAAGGCAACTTCTACGCCCAGCGCGGCTATGTCGCCGCCATGCAGGATGTGCGCGGGCGGTACGAGTCCGAGGGCGAGTTCTACGCCTTCGCCCATGAGGGACCGGACGGCTACGACACGGTGGAGTGGCTTGCCACGCAGCCCTGGTGCACCGGGCGTGTCGGCACCTTCGGCCAGTCCTACGAGGCGGCCGTGCAGAGCGCCCTGGCTTCGCTCAACCCGCCCCACCTGGCGGCGATGATCCCGACCTTCGGCCCGTCGAGTTACTACCACAGTTCCATGCGACACAACGGCGCGCTGGAGATGCGCTTCTTCTGCTATGCCTTCACCATGCTCACCACCAGCCACGAGGCGCGCGCCGACGCCAACGTCAAGGCCGCGGCTGATGAGGCCATGGCGCACCTGTGGGACTGGGTGAAGGCCTACCCGATCCGCGCCGGGGAGTCGCCCCTGCGCCTCTCCCCCACCTACGAGCGCTGGTGCCTGAACCTGCTCACCGAGGTCTGCTATGGCGACTACTGGAAGCAGCCGGGCTACGGCCCCCGCCCCTGGTACGAACAGCACGCCGACGTGCCGACCCTGTATGTGGGCGGCTGGT
Proteins encoded in this window:
- a CDS encoding FAD-dependent oxidoreductase, with amino-acid sequence MSEVARDCVIIGGGVSGCTAAIYAKRYSLDVLVLDTLGGGGGATAMASLVENYPGFPGGITGVELAERVHQQATDVGAEFRVATAEHIEPAADGLWRVSAGDESVLARTVILTMGAFPRSLRVPGEVELRGKGVSYCATCDGFFYRGKTVAVVGGGNAAVDEALYLAGLAGQVHLIHRRDQLRAESYMQDKILGHEKVQIVWDTVVKRVLGEAGVEGLELQNVKTGALSQLPVDGVFIAIGHIAKTEWLAGLLQMEDGFIRTDELMRTNQPGIFAAGDIRVTPLRQISTAVGDATMAAYSAYQYVVHEGH